In Nothobranchius furzeri strain GRZ-AD chromosome 19, NfurGRZ-RIMD1, whole genome shotgun sequence, the following are encoded in one genomic region:
- the atxn1a gene encoding ataxin-1a, giving the protein MKSNQERINECLPPKKRGTSSTLPCESRSPSIPPISDSQRIESMTCQSVAGGNESSPHHSSSQSDGPLYKSPSLSDASSLRLVSSLPTMCTPSLSQSTVPGTVHYTQLPPNMQFIASAYTTPYAGYISPQLLPHPPSPFSSSSAKQRPSHTETTQVSKHDHQRASAGRTSMPPPSTDPVPHHIQMSMSQRTLPSPHHQGGAHHPSPSQHSLGAGASQMVVKYTDGSSRKEEGGSRHRELLNGELDRGRRFGHSPESILAKSGSKSRETSSSLSSYEARQLVLPSEYSAHDHLGLRTSVMLMPNSHGDHQLAPPRASPEKPTASVSSHLEKGGILMGKPVSRTLSSSNTTCSFTFPPPQSADGLKAAVNTLSPQTVIQTTHNTTEPLSMGLPSTSIYPQPIIGYIAGSSGSSYHTSLHQHLLIPGTQPVIIPVSGGGVPTLEPVTSHITSSTHAAPFPATLPHTYIAAQKGEAIETQSGSFQVAGAGAMVQAQLHLPIAPAPPGLVAGSVPPLSSATVVPPSLPPYFVKGSIIQLANGELKRVEDLKTEDFIQSAEISTDLKIDSSTVERIEGSLTSPNFAVVQFSVGEHRSQVSVEVLLEYPFFVFGQGWSSCCPDRTTQFLELPCTKLSVGDVCISLTLKNLRNGSLKKTQPLEPHISVPSVSPGHLKPPGGDSDVPQSCSGGIPRQRENGIGLRGSGKSGNGSGESSSVENGDLMFGERGSVSKNKVTSSTQACSSRPAGGRKRRWSAPECRKVEKSEEEPPLTLPKPSFIPHEVKVSIEGRSNMGK; this is encoded by the exons ATGAAGTCAAACCAGGAACGCATTAATGAATGTCTGCCTCCTAAAAAGAGGGGCACGTCGAGCACATTACCCTGTGAAAGTCGCTCACCGAGTATACCGCCTATTAGTGACAGCCAGCGTATAGAAAGCATGACCTGTCAGAGTGTGGCAGGTGGGAATGAGAGTAGTCCACATCACAGCTCCAGCCAGTCTGATGGCCCCCTCTATAAGTCCCCCTCTTTATCGGACGCTTCCTCGCTGAGGCTAGTGTCGTCCCTCCCTACCATGTGCACACCTTCCCTATCACAGTCCACAGTCCCAGGAACTGTCCATTACACTCAGCTGCCTCCCAACATGCAGTTTATAGCATCTGCCTACACTACTCCGTATGCAGGCTACATCTCCCCTCAGCTACTCCCACACCCTCCTTCCCCTTTCTCGTCCTCATCAGCCAAGCAGAGACCTTCTCACACAGAGACAACCCAGGTCTCTAAACACGATCATCAGCGAGCATCAGCGGGCCGCACGTCCATGCCCCCTCCGTCGACAGACCCCGTCCCTCATCacattcagatgtctatgtcacAGCGGACTTTGCCGTCGCCTCATCACCAGGGCGGAGCTCACCATCCGTCCCCCTCCCAGCACTCTCTGGGCGCTGGTGCATCCCAGATGGTGGTGAAGTACACAGATGGGTCCAGCAGGAAAGAGGAAGGTGGCTCTAGACACCGAGAGCTCCTCAACGGGGAGCTGGACAGGGGCAGGCGGTTCGGACACTCGCCTGAGTCCATTCTCGCAAAGTCGGGGAGTAAATCGAGAGAGACCTCGTCCTCTTTGTCTTCCTATGAGGCACGCCAGCTTGTCCTGCCATCGGAGTACTCTGCTCATGATCACTTAGGGCTCAGAACGTCTGTCATGTTGATGCCCAACAGCCACGGAGATCACCAGTTAGCACCGCCCAGAGCCAGCCCGGAGAAACCGACAGCTTCAGTATCGTCACACCTGGAGAAAGGTGGTATCCTTATGGGCAAGCCTGTCAGTCGCACCCTGTCCTCGTCCAACACCACCTGCTCCTTCACGTTCCCACCTCCACAAAGTGCAGATGGTCTGAAAGCAGCTGTCAACACGTTATCACCTCAGACTGTAATCCAGACCACCCACAACACTACAGAGCCACTATCAATGGGACTCCCATCCACGAGCATCTACCCACAGCCCATCATAGGTTACATTGCAGGCAGCAGTGGGAGCAGCTACCACACCAGCCTACATCAACACTTACTCATTCCAGGCACCCAGCCGGTCATCATCCCTGTTAGCGGAGGCGGAGTCCCCACACTGGAACCGGTAACCTCCCACATCACTTCGTCTACCCACGCCGCGCCTTTTCCTGCTACACTCCCGCACACCTACATTGCTGCCCAGAAAGGAGAAGCTATTGAAACCCAAAGTGGCTCATTCCAGGTGGCTGGTGCAGGTGCTATGGTTCAAGCCCAGCTTCATCTCCCCATTGCTCCTGCTCCACCTGGGCTGGTTGCAGGCTCCgtccctcccctctcctctgctACAGTGGTGCCGCCCTCACTCCCTCCTTACTttgtcaagggctccatcatccagCTGGCTAATGGCGAGCTGAAACGTGTGGAGGACCTGAAGACGGAGGACTTCATCCAGAGTGCAGAGATCAGCACTGACCTGAAGATCGATTCTTCCACAGTGGAGCGGATTGAAGGGAGCCTCACCTCACCCAACTTTGCTGTTGTCCAGTTCTCTGTTGGTGAGCATCGCTCACAG GTGAGTGTGGAGGTGTTGCTTGAATACCCCTTCTTTGTGTTTGGCCAAGGATGGTCGTCGTGCTGCCCCGACCGGACCACCCAGTTTCTGGAGCTGCCCTGTACTAAGCTCTCTGTGGGGGATGTTTGCATTTCTCTCACTCTGAAGAACCTAAGGAACGGATCGCTGAAGAAGACTCAACCTCTGGAGCCTCACATTTCTGTCCCATCCGTGAGTCCCGGGCACCTCAAACCCCCCGGAGGAGACTCGGACGTCCCTCAGAGCTGCAGTGGAGGAATCCCCAGGCAGCGGGAGAACGGGATCGGCCTGCGAGGGAGCGGCAAAAGCGGGAATGGAAGTGGAGAGAGCTCCAGTGTGGAAAACGGAGATTTGATGTTTGGTGAAAGAGGTTCTGTTTCTAAAAATAAGGTGACCAGCAGCACTCAGGCTTGCTCCAGTAGACCGGCGGGAGGCAGGAAGAGGAGATGGTCCGCACCTGAGTGTCGAAAAGTAGAAAAGTCAGAGGAAGAGCCACCTTTGACCTTGCCCAAACCTTCCTTCATCCCTCATGAGGTGAAAGTCAGCATTGAGGGAAGGTCAAACATGGGCAAATAG